The Centroberyx gerrardi isolate f3 chromosome 19, fCenGer3.hap1.cur.20231027, whole genome shotgun sequence genome has a segment encoding these proteins:
- the scn1bb gene encoding sodium channel, voltage-gated, type I, beta b, producing MAAVHLLLLSLLCTLFVSRCHGACAEVDSDTEAVAGKGFKLGCISCKMRSEVEGSASVDWYFRAKGEADFFHIYNYDEDGPTIKDERFEDRLDWNGSKRSHDIQDASIYLFNVTFNDSGTYRCYFNRILSYQYYEYQTIVSKVVHLTVVAKATRGTASIVSEVMMYVSIIGLQLWLLIEMIYCYRKISAAGEEALREAANAEYLAIASESKDNCAGVQVGE from the exons CTGTacacctgctgctgctttccCTGCTGTGCACCCTTTTTG TGTCCCGGTGCCATGGGGCCTGTGCAGAAGTGGATTCGGACACGGAGGCAGTGGCGGGCAAGGGCTTCAAACTGGGCTGCATCTCCTGCAAGATGAGGAGCGAAGTGGAGGGCTCTGCCTCCGTCGACTGGTACTTCAGGGCCAAAGGAGAGGCTGACTTTTTTCAC ATATACAACTACGACGAGGACGGCCCCACCATTAAAGACGAGCGCTTTGAGGACCGCCTGGACTGGAACGGGAGCAAGAGGAGCCACGACATCCAAGACGCATCTATATATCTCTTCAACGTCACCTTCAACGACTCGGGCACTTACCGCTGCTACTTCAACCGCATCCTCTCCTACCAGTACTATGAGTACCAGACGATCGTCAGCAAGGTTGTGCACCTCACTGTGGTGGCTAAAG CCACCAGAGGAACAGCCTCCATTGTGTCCGAGGTGATGATGTACGTGTCGATCATCGGCCTCCAGCTCTGGCTCCTCATAGAGATGATATACTGCTACAGGAAAATCTCAGCGGCGGGAGAGGAAGCGTTACGAGAAGCCGC AAATGCTGAATACTTAGCGATAGCCTCGGAAAGTAAAGATAACTGTGCAGGAGTGCAGGTTGGAGAATAG